A portion of the Mycobacterium paraseoulense genome contains these proteins:
- a CDS encoding TatD family hydrolase, which yields MAVSSNRSGEREAPPAPEPLAPLVDAHTHLDACGARDAEDVHAIVDRAAAVGVGAVVTVADDLDSARWVTRAADWDPRVYAAVGLHPTRSDALDDDARTEIERLVAQPRVVAVGETGLDLYWPGRLQGCARPDTQREAFAWHIDLAKRSGKPLMIHNREADAEVLDVLVAEGAPDVVIFHCFSSDAAMARRCVDAGWLLSLSGTASFRNARALQEAVPLIPPQQLLVETDAPFLTPHPYRGSPNEPYCLPYTVRAVAELMGRPAEELARTTTANARRVYGLAPG from the coding sequence GTGGCCGTGAGTTCCAACCGCTCCGGTGAACGAGAAGCGCCGCCCGCACCCGAACCGCTGGCGCCCCTGGTCGACGCCCATACCCACCTCGACGCCTGCGGGGCTCGCGACGCCGAGGACGTGCACGCCATCGTGGACCGCGCCGCGGCGGTCGGGGTGGGCGCGGTGGTCACGGTCGCCGACGACCTGGATTCGGCGCGCTGGGTGACACGAGCCGCCGACTGGGATCCGCGGGTGTATGCCGCGGTGGGACTGCACCCGACCCGCTCCGACGCGCTGGACGACGACGCGCGCACCGAGATCGAGCGCCTGGTGGCGCAACCGCGGGTGGTGGCCGTCGGCGAGACCGGCCTGGACCTGTATTGGCCCGGGCGTCTCCAGGGGTGCGCGCGGCCGGACACGCAGCGCGAAGCCTTCGCCTGGCATATCGACCTGGCCAAGCGGTCCGGCAAGCCGCTGATGATCCACAACCGCGAGGCCGACGCCGAGGTGCTCGACGTGCTGGTGGCCGAGGGAGCTCCCGACGTCGTGATCTTCCACTGCTTCTCGTCGGACGCCGCGATGGCCCGGCGTTGCGTGGACGCCGGATGGTTGCTCAGCCTGTCGGGAACGGCGAGCTTCCGCAACGCGCGCGCCCTGCAGGAGGCGGTTCCGTTGATACCGCCGCAGCAGCTTCTGGTGGAGACCGACGCGCCCTTCTTGACACCGCATCCCTACCGCGGGTCGCCGAACGAGCCGTACTGCCTTCCTTATACTGTGCGAGCGGTCGCTGAACTGATGGGTCGTCCCGCCGAAGAGCTGGCCCGGACCACCACGGCCAACGCCAGGCGGGTCTACGGACTGGCTCCCGGTTAG
- a CDS encoding 50S ribosomal protein L25/general stress protein Ctc translates to MAKSAGNQLTATVRTETGKGASRRARREGKIPAVLYGHGADPQHLELPGHDFAAVLRHAGTNAVLTLDIEGKEQLALTKALDIHPIRRTIQHADLLAVRRGEKVVVEVNVVVEGDAVPGTLVTQDTNTIEIEADAMSIPEQLTVSVEDAEPGTQFTAGQITLPRGVNLISDPEMLVVNVVTAPTAEDLAEEGAGEAPAAEEAPAEEEAGEAEAPAGESE, encoded by the coding sequence ATGGCCAAGTCCGCAGGCAACCAACTCACCGCCACGGTGCGAACCGAGACCGGCAAGGGCGCGTCCCGCCGGGCCCGCCGCGAAGGCAAGATTCCCGCCGTCCTCTACGGTCACGGCGCCGACCCGCAGCACCTGGAGCTGCCCGGCCACGACTTCGCGGCCGTGCTGCGCCACGCGGGCACCAACGCGGTGCTGACCCTCGACATCGAGGGCAAGGAACAGCTGGCGCTGACCAAAGCGCTCGACATCCACCCGATCCGCCGCACCATCCAGCACGCCGACCTGCTCGCCGTGCGCCGCGGCGAGAAGGTCGTCGTGGAGGTCAACGTGGTCGTCGAGGGCGACGCCGTACCGGGCACCCTGGTCACCCAGGACACCAACACCATCGAAATCGAGGCCGACGCCATGTCGATTCCCGAGCAGCTGACCGTGTCGGTGGAGGACGCCGAACCGGGCACCCAGTTCACCGCCGGGCAGATCACGCTGCCGCGCGGCGTCAACCTGATCTCCGACCCGGAGATGCTGGTGGTCAACGTGGTGACCGCGCCGACCGCCGAGGACCTCGCGGAAGAAGGCGCCGGCGAGGCCCCCGCGGCCGAGGAGGCCCCCGCGGAAGAGGAAGCCGGCGAGGCCGAGGCCCCCGCGGGCGAGTCCGAGTAG
- a CDS encoding resuscitation-promoting factor translates to MTVLTKLHQTPSPMLRLVVGGLLVVLAFAGGFAVSACKTVTLTVDGIAMRVTTMKSRVIDIVQENGFAVDDRDDLYPAGDVKVHDAANIVLRRSRPLQISLDGHDTKQVWTTASTVDEALAQLAMTDTAPAAASRGSRVPLAGMALPVVSAKTVRINDGGATRTVHLPAPNVASLLNAAGAPLLEGDQAVPSATSPIVDGMEIQVTRNRIQRVTERMPLPPNARRVEDPDMNMSRQVVEDPGSPGTQDVTFAVATVNGVETGRLPIANTVITPARDAVVRVGTKPGTDVPPVTNGSIWDAIAGCEAGGNWAINTGNGYYGGVQFDQGTWERNGGLRFASRADLATREEQIAVAEVTRERQGWGAWPVCSGRAGAN, encoded by the coding sequence TTGACCGTATTAACAAAACTTCATCAGACGCCGTCTCCGATGTTGCGGCTCGTCGTCGGGGGCTTGCTGGTAGTCCTGGCGTTCGCCGGTGGATTCGCGGTGTCCGCCTGCAAGACGGTCACGTTGACCGTTGACGGCATCGCGATGCGGGTCACGACGATGAAGTCGCGGGTCATCGACATCGTGCAGGAGAACGGCTTCGCCGTCGACGATCGCGACGACCTGTACCCCGCCGGAGACGTCAAGGTGCACGACGCCGCCAACATCGTGCTGCGTCGCAGCCGGCCGCTGCAGATCTCGCTGGACGGCCACGACACCAAACAGGTGTGGACGACGGCATCGACCGTCGACGAGGCGCTGGCCCAACTCGCCATGACCGACACCGCCCCGGCGGCGGCCTCCCGCGGCAGCCGGGTCCCGCTGGCGGGGATGGCACTGCCCGTCGTCAGCGCGAAGACGGTCCGCATCAACGACGGCGGCGCGACGCGCACGGTCCACCTGCCGGCGCCGAATGTCGCGAGCCTGCTCAACGCCGCCGGCGCACCGCTGCTCGAGGGGGATCAGGCGGTGCCGAGCGCGACGTCGCCGATCGTCGATGGCATGGAGATCCAGGTGACCCGCAACCGGATTCAGCGGGTCACCGAGCGGATGCCCTTGCCGCCGAACGCCCGTCGGGTCGAGGACCCGGACATGAACATGAGCCGCCAGGTGGTCGAGGACCCGGGCAGCCCGGGCACCCAGGACGTCACCTTCGCGGTGGCCACCGTCAACGGCGTTGAGACCGGCCGGTTGCCGATCGCCAACACCGTGATCACCCCGGCCCGCGACGCCGTGGTGCGGGTGGGCACCAAGCCGGGCACCGATGTCCCGCCCGTGACCAACGGATCCATCTGGGACGCGATCGCGGGCTGCGAGGCCGGCGGCAACTGGGCGATCAACACCGGCAACGGCTATTACGGCGGCGTGCAGTTCGACCAGGGCACCTGGGAGCGCAACGGTGGGTTGCGGTTCGCTTCGCGCGCCGACCTGGCCACTCGCGAAGAGCAGATCGCCGTCGCCGAGGTGACCCGGGAGCGCCAGGGCTGGGGCGCCTGGCCGGTGTGCAGCGGAAGAGCTGGTGCCAACTGA
- a CDS encoding 4-(cytidine 5'-diphospho)-2-C-methyl-D-erythritol kinase encodes MTMTDGNTAAQWVPTGSVTVRVPGKVNLYLAVGDRREDGYHELTTVFQAVSLLDEVTVRNADVLSLELVGEGADKLPTDERNLAWQAAELMAEHVGRAPDVSIMIDKSIPVAGGMAGGSADAAAVLVAMNSLWELNVPRRDLRMLAARLGSDVPFALHGGTALGTGRGEELATVLSRNTFHWVLAFADGELLTPSVFTELDRLRDAGDPPRLAGPGPVLAALAAGDPEQLASLLGNEMQAAAVSLSPKLRRTLRAGVQAGALAGIVSGSGPTCAFLCSSAASAVDVGTEVSGAGVCRTVRVASGPVAGARVVPSPTEV; translated from the coding sequence GTGACAATGACTGACGGCAATACCGCCGCCCAGTGGGTGCCCACCGGGTCGGTCACCGTCCGCGTTCCCGGAAAGGTCAACCTGTATCTGGCGGTCGGCGACCGCCGAGAGGACGGCTATCACGAGCTGACGACCGTCTTCCAGGCGGTCTCGCTGCTCGACGAGGTGACCGTCCGCAACGCCGACGTGTTGTCGCTCGAGCTCGTCGGCGAGGGCGCCGACAAACTGCCGACCGACGAGCGCAATTTGGCCTGGCAGGCCGCCGAGCTCATGGCCGAACACGTCGGCCGGGCGCCCGACGTCTCGATCATGATCGACAAATCCATCCCGGTGGCCGGCGGGATGGCCGGTGGCAGCGCCGATGCGGCGGCCGTGCTGGTCGCGATGAACTCGCTGTGGGAACTCAACGTGCCCCGGCGCGACCTGCGCATGCTCGCCGCCCGGCTGGGCAGCGACGTGCCCTTCGCGCTGCACGGCGGCACGGCGCTGGGCACCGGCCGGGGCGAGGAACTGGCGACCGTCCTGTCCCGCAACACCTTTCACTGGGTACTGGCGTTCGCCGACGGCGAGTTGCTCACGCCATCCGTGTTCACCGAGCTGGACCGGCTGCGCGACGCGGGGGACCCGCCGAGGCTCGCCGGGCCCGGGCCGGTGCTGGCGGCCCTGGCCGCCGGCGACCCCGAACAGCTGGCGTCGTTGCTGGGCAACGAGATGCAGGCGGCCGCGGTGAGCCTGAGTCCGAAGCTGCGCCGGACCCTGCGCGCCGGGGTCCAGGCCGGTGCACTGGCGGGCATCGTGTCCGGCTCGGGCCCGACGTGCGCCTTCCTGTGCTCCTCTGCAGCCTCGGCGGTCGACGTCGGCACCGAGGTGTCCGGTGCGGGCGTGTGCCGCACCGTGCGGGTCGCCAGCGGGCCGGTGGCCGGGGCGCGCGTGGTGCCTTCTCCCACCGAGGTGTGA
- the metG gene encoding methionine--tRNA ligase: MRPYYITTAITYPNGDPHVGHAYEYIATDAIARFKRLDGFDVRFLTGTDEHGLKMVETAAAEGIPTAELARRNSDAFQRLQEKLNISFDRFIRTTDADHHEASKAIWRRMEAAGDIYLDTYSGWYSVRDERFFVESETALVDGTRIAVETGTPVTWTEEQTYFFRLSAYADKLLAHYDANPDFIGPEVRRNEVVSFVSGGLRDLSISRTSFDWGVKVPGHPDHVMYVWVDALTNYLTGVGYPDTESELFRRYWPADLHMIGKDIIRFHTVYWPAFLMSAGIELPRRVFAHGFLLNRGQKMSKSVGNIVDPVALIDTFGVDQLRYFLLREVPFGQDGSYTEDAIVTRINADLANELGNLAQRSLSMVAKNLAGVVPEPGELTGADADLLATADGLLERVRASFDGQAMHLALEAIWLMLGEANRYFSAQQPWVLRKSESDPDQIRFRTVLYTTCEAVRIAALLVQPVMPDSAGKLLDLLGQAADQRAFDAVGARLAPGTKLPPPSGVFPRHQVPEGE; the protein is encoded by the coding sequence ATGAGGCCCTACTACATCACCACCGCGATCACGTATCCCAACGGCGATCCGCACGTCGGGCACGCCTACGAATACATCGCCACCGACGCCATCGCCCGGTTCAAGCGGCTGGACGGGTTCGACGTGCGATTCCTGACCGGCACCGACGAGCACGGACTCAAGATGGTCGAGACCGCCGCGGCCGAGGGCATTCCCACCGCCGAGCTGGCGCGGCGCAACTCGGACGCGTTCCAGCGTTTGCAGGAGAAGCTGAACATCTCCTTCGACCGGTTCATCCGCACGACCGACGCCGACCACCACGAGGCCTCCAAGGCGATCTGGCGCCGGATGGAGGCCGCCGGGGACATCTACCTGGACACCTACTCCGGCTGGTACTCGGTGCGCGACGAGCGGTTCTTCGTCGAATCCGAGACCGCGCTCGTCGACGGGACCCGGATCGCCGTCGAAACCGGGACCCCGGTGACCTGGACCGAGGAGCAGACCTACTTCTTCCGGCTGTCGGCGTACGCCGACAAGCTGCTGGCCCACTACGACGCCAACCCCGATTTCATCGGGCCCGAGGTGCGCCGCAACGAGGTTGTCAGCTTCGTCTCCGGCGGGCTGCGCGATTTGTCGATCTCGCGCACCTCGTTCGACTGGGGCGTGAAAGTGCCCGGGCATCCCGACCACGTCATGTATGTCTGGGTCGACGCGCTGACCAACTACCTGACCGGCGTCGGCTACCCGGACACCGAATCCGAGCTGTTCCGCCGCTACTGGCCGGCCGACTTGCACATGATCGGCAAGGACATCATCCGATTCCACACCGTGTATTGGCCGGCTTTTCTGATGTCGGCCGGGATCGAATTGCCGCGCAGGGTTTTCGCGCACGGATTCCTGCTCAACCGTGGGCAGAAGATGAGCAAGTCGGTAGGCAACATCGTCGACCCGGTCGCCCTGATCGACACATTCGGCGTGGACCAGCTGCGCTACTTCCTGCTGCGGGAGGTGCCGTTCGGTCAGGACGGCAGCTACACCGAAGACGCCATCGTCACGCGCATCAACGCCGACCTGGCCAACGAGCTCGGCAACCTGGCCCAGCGGTCGTTGTCCATGGTGGCGAAGAACCTGGCTGGGGTCGTTCCCGAACCGGGTGAGCTGACGGGCGCGGACGCGGATCTGCTGGCGACGGCCGACGGATTGCTGGAGCGGGTGCGGGCCAGTTTCGACGGGCAGGCCATGCATCTGGCGCTGGAAGCGATCTGGCTGATGCTCGGCGAGGCGAACAGGTACTTCTCTGCCCAACAGCCGTGGGTGTTGCGCAAGAGCGAGTCCGATCCGGACCAAATCCGGTTCCGGACCGTCCTGTACACCACGTGCGAGGCGGTTCGCATCGCGGCGCTGCTCGTCCAGCCCGTGATGCCCGACTCCGCCGGCAAGCTGCTCGACCTGCTCGGGCAGGCGGCGGATCAACGGGCGTTCGACGCCGTCGGCGCGCGCCTGGCCCCCGGCACGAAGCTGCCGCCGCCCAGCGGGGTGTTCCCCCGCCACCAGGTTCCCGAAGGGGAGTGA
- a CDS encoding fatty acyl-AMP ligase, giving the protein MSRFTEKMYRNARTATTGMVTGEPHEPVRHTWGEVHERARRIAGGLAAAGIGLGDAVGVLAGFPVEIAPTAQGLWMRGASLTMLHQPTPRTDLAVWAEDTMNVIGMIEAKAVIVSEPFLVAIPVLEEKGIKVLTVADLLASDPIDPVEVGEDDLALMQLTSGSTGSPKAVQITHRNIYSNAEAMFIGAQYDVDKDVMVSWLPCFHDMGMVGFLTIPMYFGAELVKVTPMDFLRDTLLWAKLIDKYKGTMTAAPNFAYALLAKRLRRNAKPGDFDLSTLRFALSGAEPVEPADVEDLLDAGKPFGLRPSAILPAYGMAETTLAVSFSECNAGLVVDEVDADLLAALRRAVPATKGNTRRLATLGPLLQDLEARIIDENGDVMPARGVGVIELRGESLTPGYLTMGGFIPAQDENGWYDTGDLGYMTEAGHIVVCGRVKDVIIMAGRNIYPTDIERAAGRVEGVRPGCAVAVRLDAGHSRETFAVAVESNAWQDPAEVRRIEHQVAREVVAEVDMRPRNVVVLGPGTIPKTPSGKLRRSHSATLVT; this is encoded by the coding sequence GTGAGCAGGTTTACCGAGAAGATGTACCGCAATGCCCGTACCGCGACGACGGGCATGGTCACCGGTGAACCCCACGAACCGGTGCGCCACACCTGGGGCGAGGTGCACGAGCGCGCTCGCCGCATCGCGGGCGGCCTCGCCGCCGCCGGCATCGGCCTGGGCGACGCGGTCGGTGTGCTCGCCGGCTTCCCGGTGGAGATCGCCCCGACGGCGCAGGGCCTGTGGATGCGTGGTGCCAGCCTGACGATGCTGCACCAGCCCACCCCCCGCACCGACCTGGCCGTGTGGGCCGAGGACACGATGAACGTCATCGGCATGATCGAGGCCAAGGCCGTCATCGTCTCCGAGCCCTTCCTGGTGGCCATCCCCGTGCTCGAGGAGAAGGGCATCAAGGTCCTCACCGTCGCCGACCTGCTGGCCTCGGATCCGATCGATCCCGTCGAGGTCGGCGAGGACGACCTGGCGCTGATGCAGCTGACGTCGGGCTCCACCGGATCTCCCAAGGCCGTCCAGATCACCCACCGCAACATCTACTCCAACGCCGAGGCGATGTTCATCGGCGCGCAGTACGACGTCGACAAGGACGTCATGGTCAGCTGGCTGCCCTGCTTCCACGACATGGGCATGGTCGGGTTCCTGACCATCCCGATGTACTTCGGCGCGGAGCTGGTCAAGGTGACGCCGATGGACTTCCTGCGCGACACGCTGCTGTGGGCCAAGCTCATCGACAAGTACAAGGGCACCATGACCGCGGCGCCCAACTTCGCCTACGCCTTGCTGGCCAAGCGGCTGCGTCGCAACGCCAAGCCCGGCGACTTCGACCTGTCCACCCTGCGCTTCGCGCTGTCCGGTGCCGAGCCCGTCGAGCCCGCCGACGTGGAGGACCTGCTGGACGCGGGCAAGCCGTTCGGCCTGCGGCCCTCGGCGATCCTGCCGGCCTACGGCATGGCCGAGACCACGCTGGCCGTGTCGTTCTCGGAGTGCAACGCCGGCCTGGTCGTCGACGAGGTCGACGCCGACCTGCTGGCCGCCCTGCGTCGCGCCGTGCCCGCCACCAAGGGCAACACCCGCAGGCTGGCCACACTCGGCCCGCTGCTGCAGGACCTCGAGGCGCGCATCATCGACGAGAACGGCGACGTGATGCCCGCCCGGGGCGTCGGGGTCATCGAGCTGCGCGGGGAGTCGCTGACGCCCGGCTACCTCACCATGGGGGGCTTCATTCCGGCGCAGGACGAGAACGGCTGGTATGACACCGGCGACCTCGGCTACATGACCGAGGCCGGTCACATCGTGGTGTGCGGCCGCGTGAAGGACGTCATCATCATGGCGGGCCGCAACATCTATCCCACCGACATCGAGCGGGCCGCCGGCCGCGTCGAGGGGGTGCGGCCCGGTTGCGCCGTCGCGGTGCGCCTGGACGCCGGCCACTCGCGCGAGACGTTCGCCGTGGCCGTCGAGTCCAACGCCTGGCAGGACCCGGCCGAGGTGCGCCGGATCGAGCACCAGGTCGCCCGCGAGGTGGTGGCCGAGGTCGACATGCGGCCGCGCAACGTGGTGGTGCTCGGGCCGGGCACCATCCCGAAGACACCGTCGGGCAAACTGCGCCGGTCCCACTCCGCCACGCTGGTCACCTAG
- the pth gene encoding aminoacyl-tRNA hydrolase: MAEPLLVVGLGNPGDNYARTRHNLGFMVADLLAGRLGSKFKVHKRSGAELVSGRLAGHPVLVAKPRCYMNESGRQVGPLAKFYSVAPADIVVVHDDLDLDFGRIRLKIGGGEGGHNGLRSVAAALGTKEFQRVRIGIGRPPGRKDPAAFVLENFSAAERAEVPTICEQAADATELLVELGLEPAQNRVHAW, from the coding sequence ATGGCCGAGCCGTTGCTGGTGGTCGGCCTGGGCAACCCCGGGGACAACTACGCCCGCACCCGGCACAACCTCGGGTTCATGGTCGCCGACCTGCTCGCCGGCCGGCTGGGCTCAAAATTCAAGGTGCACAAGCGGTCCGGCGCGGAGTTGGTCAGCGGCCGGTTGGCCGGGCACCCGGTATTGGTCGCCAAGCCGCGCTGCTACATGAACGAGTCCGGCCGCCAGGTCGGGCCGTTGGCCAAGTTCTATTCGGTGGCGCCGGCCGACATCGTGGTCGTGCACGACGACCTCGACCTCGACTTCGGCCGCATCCGGCTCAAGATCGGCGGCGGCGAGGGCGGTCACAACGGGCTGCGATCGGTGGCGGCCGCGCTGGGCACCAAGGAGTTTCAGCGGGTCCGCATCGGGATCGGCCGACCGCCGGGACGCAAAGACCCGGCGGCGTTCGTGCTGGAAAACTTCTCCGCCGCCGAGCGCGCCGAGGTCCCCACCATCTGCGAGCAGGCGGCGGACGCCACCGAGTTGCTCGTCGAGCTCGGGCTGGAACCGGCGCAGAACCGCGTCCACGCCTGGTGA
- the rsmA gene encoding 16S rRNA (adenine(1518)-N(6)/adenine(1519)-N(6))-dimethyltransferase RsmA, with the protein MAGVQRKSWCQLTVRLLGRTEIRRLARELDFRPRKSLGQNFVHDANTVRRIVSTSGVGRTDHVLEVGPGLGSLTLALLDRGATVTAVEIDPVLADRLPQTVAEHSHSEIQRLTVLNRDVLTLRSDELTTQPNAVVANLPYNVAVPALLHLLAEFPSIRTVTVMVQAEVAERLAAEPGGKDYGVPSVKVRFFGAVRRCGMVSPTVFWPIPRVYSGLVRIDRHAAPHWPTDEAFRRQVFRLVDIAFAQRRKTVRNAFVEWAGSGNESANRLLAASIDPARRGETLSIDDFVRLLRRSAESADTATPAGPSATEEQPSPS; encoded by the coding sequence CTGGCCGGTGTGCAGCGGAAGAGCTGGTGCCAACTGACCGTCCGGCTGCTCGGTCGCACCGAGATCAGGCGGCTTGCCAGAGAGCTTGACTTCCGGCCACGAAAATCCCTCGGCCAAAACTTCGTCCACGACGCCAATACCGTTCGCCGGATCGTCTCGACTTCGGGGGTCGGCCGGACCGACCACGTCCTCGAGGTCGGACCCGGCCTGGGCTCGCTGACCCTGGCACTGCTCGACCGCGGCGCCACCGTCACCGCCGTCGAAATCGACCCCGTGCTGGCCGATCGCCTGCCGCAGACCGTCGCCGAACATTCGCATAGCGAAATCCAGCGGCTCACCGTGCTCAACCGCGACGTCTTGACCCTGCGTTCCGACGAGTTGACCACCCAGCCCAACGCGGTCGTGGCCAACCTGCCCTACAACGTCGCCGTGCCGGCGTTGCTGCACCTGCTCGCCGAGTTCCCATCGATCCGGACCGTGACCGTCATGGTGCAGGCGGAGGTGGCCGAGCGTCTTGCCGCCGAGCCCGGCGGCAAGGATTACGGCGTCCCCAGCGTCAAGGTGCGCTTCTTCGGCGCGGTTCGGCGGTGTGGCATGGTGTCGCCCACCGTCTTCTGGCCGATTCCCCGCGTCTATTCGGGGCTCGTTCGCATCGACCGGCACGCCGCCCCGCATTGGCCCACCGACGAGGCGTTCCGTCGGCAGGTGTTCCGGTTGGTGGACATCGCGTTCGCGCAGCGGCGCAAGACGGTTCGCAACGCGTTCGTGGAGTGGGCCGGCTCGGGCAACGAGTCGGCGAACCGGCTGCTGGCCGCCAGCATCGACCCGGCCCGCCGCGGCGAGACGCTGTCCATCGACGACTTCGTGCGGCTGTTGCGCCGATCGGCCGAATCGGCCGACACCGCCACCCCGGCCGGCCCGTCCGCTACTGAAGAACAGCCGTCCCCGAGCTGA
- a CDS encoding cytochrome P450, producing MTTVQISHCPSIFDAGLPTFRYDHLTDPDEAHSIINDARRQAPIAIGPHGPEVLSYELVRTVLRDSRFVTARGLGLDLQGVTSGPLWDRATANILGLDGTQHHRLRRLVSTAFAPRGAERLRTLVVDIITGLVDPLTTVGRCDVVSDIARRYPTPVICALLGAPPEDWQLFSDWTDDIKKIFDWNVAEDGPAILAAWDQLDAYLEDLIARRRASLSDDLVSDLIRAEDDGDRLTHDELLMLCATLLGAGTDTTRNQLAAAVQVLAGHPDQWALLAERPALASDAVHELMRYYPIVFGTMRLAAEDVELAGVGIPAGTLVVANTAAANRDPDVYTHPDRVDITRTDPPAMLTFGGGVHYCLGSHLARLELTEALRVITQRMPDARRTGPAPWKAISGITGPTTLPLEFDPGH from the coding sequence ATGACAACCGTTCAGATCAGTCACTGCCCGAGCATTTTTGATGCCGGGTTGCCCACCTTCCGCTATGACCACCTCACCGATCCCGACGAAGCGCATTCGATCATTAACGACGCGCGCAGGCAGGCCCCGATCGCGATCGGCCCGCACGGCCCCGAGGTGTTGAGCTACGAGCTGGTCCGAACGGTGCTGCGCGACAGCCGCTTCGTCACCGCGCGCGGCCTCGGGCTCGACCTGCAAGGCGTCACCTCCGGTCCGTTGTGGGACAGGGCGACCGCCAACATCCTGGGGCTCGACGGCACCCAGCACCACCGGCTGCGCCGGCTGGTATCCACGGCGTTCGCGCCGCGGGGCGCCGAGCGGCTGCGCACCCTGGTCGTCGACATCATCACCGGGCTCGTCGATCCGCTGACCACCGTTGGGCGCTGCGACGTCGTGTCCGACATCGCCCGCCGCTACCCCACGCCGGTGATCTGCGCGCTGCTCGGCGCACCGCCCGAGGACTGGCAACTGTTCAGCGACTGGACCGACGACATCAAGAAGATCTTCGATTGGAACGTCGCCGAGGACGGACCCGCGATCCTTGCGGCATGGGATCAACTCGATGCTTACCTCGAGGACCTGATCGCGCGACGACGGGCGTCGCTGAGCGACGACCTCGTCTCCGACCTCATCCGTGCCGAGGACGACGGCGACCGGCTCACCCATGACGAGCTGCTGATGCTGTGTGCGACCCTGCTCGGCGCCGGCACCGACACCACCCGCAACCAGCTCGCCGCGGCAGTACAGGTGCTGGCCGGCCACCCCGACCAGTGGGCGTTGCTCGCCGAGCGCCCAGCGCTCGCATCCGACGCGGTTCACGAGCTCATGCGTTACTACCCGATCGTGTTCGGCACCATGCGGCTGGCCGCTGAAGACGTCGAGCTGGCCGGCGTCGGCATTCCGGCCGGCACCCTCGTCGTGGCCAACACCGCCGCGGCCAACCGCGACCCCGACGTCTACACTCACCCGGATCGCGTCGACATCACCCGCACAGACCCGCCGGCGATGCTCACCTTCGGCGGTGGGGTGCACTACTGCCTCGGCTCGCACCTGGCGCGCCTGGAACTCACGGAGGCGCTTCGGGTCATCACGCAACGCATGCCCGACGCCCGTCGAACGGGCCCCGCCCCGTGGAAGGCCATCAGCGGGATAACCGGCCCCACGACCTTGCCGCTGGAGTTCGACCCCGGGCATTGA
- a CDS encoding oxidoreductase yields the protein MTNWTAADLPSFAGRTVIITGANSGLGAVTARELARRGATLVMAVRDVRKGEKAALQIRGTHTGPVEVRALDLQNLSSVREFAEGVDRVDVLINNAGIMAAPYQQTIDGFESQIGTNHLGHFALTNLLLPRITDRVVTVSSMAHWAGRISLDDLNWKTRRYSPWLAYSQSKLANLLFTSELQRRLDAAGSKLRALAAHPGYSHTNLQGASGRKLGDAMMSAVTRVVATDADFGARQTLYAASQDLPGDTFVGPRFGQIGRTQPVARSRRAQDPAMARALWELSEQLTGTNFPL from the coding sequence ATGACCAACTGGACCGCCGCAGACCTGCCGTCGTTCGCCGGGCGCACCGTGATCATCACCGGCGCCAACAGCGGACTGGGCGCGGTGACGGCCCGCGAGCTGGCAAGGCGCGGCGCGACACTTGTCATGGCGGTCCGCGACGTTCGCAAGGGCGAGAAGGCCGCGCTGCAGATCAGGGGCACGCACACCGGCCCGGTCGAGGTGCGCGCGCTCGACCTGCAAAATCTGTCGTCGGTGCGGGAATTCGCCGAGGGGGTCGACAGGGTCGACGTCCTGATCAACAACGCGGGCATCATGGCCGCCCCGTACCAGCAGACCATCGACGGTTTCGAGAGCCAGATCGGCACCAACCATCTCGGGCATTTCGCGCTCACCAACCTGCTGTTGCCCAGGATCACCGACCGGGTGGTGACCGTGTCGTCGATGGCGCACTGGGCGGGCCGGATCAGCCTCGACGACCTGAACTGGAAGACGCGGCGCTACTCCCCGTGGCTGGCCTACAGCCAGTCCAAGCTCGCCAACCTGCTGTTCACCAGCGAGTTGCAGCGTCGGCTGGATGCGGCCGGTTCCAAGCTGCGCGCGCTGGCCGCGCACCCCGGCTACTCGCACACCAACCTGCAGGGCGCCTCCGGCCGCAAGCTGGGTGACGCGATGATGTCGGCAGTCACCCGGGTGGTGGCCACCGACGCCGACTTCGGGGCGCGCCAGACGCTGTACGCGGCGTCGCAGGACCTGCCGGGAGATACGTTCGTCGGACCGCGTTTCGGCCAGATCGGCCGCACCCAACCCGTTGCGCGCAGCCGGCGGGCGCAGGACCCGGCGATGGCCCGCGCGCTCTGGGAGCTGTCCGAGCAGCTCACCGGCACCAACTTCCCGCTCTGA